In one window of Brassica rapa cultivar Chiifu-401-42 chromosome A07, CAAS_Brap_v3.01, whole genome shotgun sequence DNA:
- the LOC103830805 gene encoding MICOS complex subunit Mic10 translates to MGEGKESVPQEHDVNAKWDACIDLTTRRFVYSSLGGAFAGLLFFRSPVTRWASIAFGAGLGIGSAYTDCSRAFDAPPSFTETSSVSQTVSQSADE, encoded by the exons ATGGGAGAGGGGAAGGAGAGTGTGCCACAGGAGCACGATGTGAATGCGAAGTGGGACGCATGTATCGATCTCACGACCCGCCGTTTCGTCTACTCCTCACTCGGCGGCGCCTTCGCCGGTCTTCTCTTCTTCA GGAGTCCTGTAACAAGATGGGCATCGATTGCTTTTGGTGCTGGACTTGGTATTGGTTCTGCATACACTGACTGCTCTCGTGCTTTTGATGCTCCGCCTTCATTCACAGAGACTTCTTCTGTTTCTCAGACTGTATCTCAG TCTGCAGACGAATAG
- the LOC103830806 gene encoding patellin-3 isoform X2, producing MAEESITTTLPTPELTTPEESKPTLEFSARETETAVTTSTPETETTAEKPEVTPEEHQQPKVTETETASTETSQKEEAAEDETTRIPQNLGSFKEESSLLSDLSDSEKKSLNELKHLVREALDNHQFGSVPKPEEDAANAPEEVTIWGVPLLEDDRSDVVLLKFLRARDFKVKDSLTMLKNTIKWRRDFKIDELVDEDLVDDLDKVVFMHGHDREGHPVCYNVYGEFQNKELYSKTFSDEEKRKHFLRTRIQFLERSIRKMDFSSGGVSTIFQINDMKNSPGLGKKELRSATKQAVQLLQDNYPEFVFKQAFINVPWWYLVFYTVIGPFMTPRSKSKLVFAGPSRSAETLFKYISPEQVPVQYGGLSVDPCDCNPDFSLDDPASEVTVKPGTKQTVEIIIYEKCEIVWEIRVIGWEVSYKAEFVPEEKDAYTVVVQKPRKMKPADEPVLTQSFKVNELGKVLLTVDNPTSKKKKLVYRFNVKPL from the exons ATGGCGGAGGAATCAATCACCACCACCCTCCCCACGCCGGAACTAACAACTCCGGAAGAATCAAAGCCTACTCTTGAATTCTCGGCGAGAGAGACTGAAACGGCGGTAACCACCTCCACGCCGGAAACGGAAACCACGGCGGAGAAGCCTGAG GTAACGCCGGAAGAGCATCAGCAGCCGAAGGTGACGGAAACGGAAACGGCGTCGACGGAGACTTCGCAGAAGGAAGAAGCTGCTGAAGATGAGACGACAAGAATCCCGCAGAATCTCGGCTCGTTCAAGGAAGAGAGCAGCCTCCTCTCCGATCTATCAGATTCAGAGAAGAAATCTCTAAACGAGCTGAAGCATCTCGTGCGCGAGGCTCTCGACAACCACCAGTTCGGTTCAGTCCCCAAACCGGAAGAAGACGCCGCCAACGCACCGGAAGAAGTCACGATCTGGGGAGTCCCGCTCCTCGAAGACGACAGAAGCGACGTCGTTCTGCTGAAGTTCCTACGAGCAAGGGACTTCAAGGTGAAAGATTCGTTGACCATGCTCAAGAACACGATCAAGTGGAGAAGGGACTTCAAGATCGACGAGCTGGTCGATGAAGACTTAGTGGATGATCTGGACAAGGTGGTGTTCATGCACGGACACGACCGTGAAGGCCACCCGGTGTGTTACAATGTCTACGGCGAGTTCCAGAACAAGGAGCTTTACAGCAAGACGTTCTCCGATGAGGAGAAGAGGAAGCATTTCTTGAGGACGAGGATTCAGTTCTTGGAGAGGAGTATAAGGAAGATGGATTTCAGCTCCGGTGGTGTTTCCACCATTTTTCAGATTAACGACATGAAGAACTCTCCGGGGCTGGGGAAGAAAGAGCTTAGATCGGCGACCAAGCAAGCAGTGCAGTTGCTTCAGGACAACTACCCTGAGTTTGTGTTCAAACAG GCCTTCATTAATGTTCCATGGTGGTACCTTGTGTTTTACACTGTGATTGGTCCGTTTATGACACCAAGGTCAAAGAGCAAGTTGGTGTTTGCTGGTCCTTCAAGATCAGCCGAAACCCTTTTCAA ATACATATCACCTGAACAAGTCCCTGTACAATACGGAGGATTAAGTGTAGATCCTTGCGACTGCAATCCAGACTTCTCATTGGATGATCCAGCCTCTGAGGTCACTGTTAAGCCCGGAACAAAGCAGACTGTTGAGATCATAATCTATGAG AAATGTGAGATTGTGTGGGAGATAAGGGTTATTGGATGGGAAGTGAGCTACAAGGCAGAGTTTGTGCCAGAAGAGAAAGATGCTTATACAGTGGTTGTTCAGAAACCGAGGAAGATGAAACCGGCAGATGAACCGGTGTTAACTCAAAGCTTCAAAGTGAATGAGCTTGGCAAGGTTTTGCTCACAGTGGACAACCCAACctctaagaagaagaagcttgttTACAGGTTTAATGTCAAACCTCTCTga
- the LOC103830806 gene encoding patellin-3 isoform X1, whose amino-acid sequence MAEESITTTLPTPELTTPEESKPTLEFSARETETAVTTSTPETETTAEKPEVAAPKVTETAVTETAAAQLEVTPEEHQQPKVTETETASTETSQKEEAAEDETTRIPQNLGSFKEESSLLSDLSDSEKKSLNELKHLVREALDNHQFGSVPKPEEDAANAPEEVTIWGVPLLEDDRSDVVLLKFLRARDFKVKDSLTMLKNTIKWRRDFKIDELVDEDLVDDLDKVVFMHGHDREGHPVCYNVYGEFQNKELYSKTFSDEEKRKHFLRTRIQFLERSIRKMDFSSGGVSTIFQINDMKNSPGLGKKELRSATKQAVQLLQDNYPEFVFKQAFINVPWWYLVFYTVIGPFMTPRSKSKLVFAGPSRSAETLFKYISPEQVPVQYGGLSVDPCDCNPDFSLDDPASEVTVKPGTKQTVEIIIYEKCEIVWEIRVIGWEVSYKAEFVPEEKDAYTVVVQKPRKMKPADEPVLTQSFKVNELGKVLLTVDNPTSKKKKLVYRFNVKPL is encoded by the exons ATGGCGGAGGAATCAATCACCACCACCCTCCCCACGCCGGAACTAACAACTCCGGAAGAATCAAAGCCTACTCTTGAATTCTCGGCGAGAGAGACTGAAACGGCGGTAACCACCTCCACGCCGGAAACGGAAACCACGGCGGAGAAGCCTGAGGTTGCGGCGCCGAAAGTTACTGAAACGGCGGTAACGGAAACCGCCGCGGCTCAGCTTGAGGTAACGCCGGAAGAGCATCAGCAGCCGAAGGTGACGGAAACGGAAACGGCGTCGACGGAGACTTCGCAGAAGGAAGAAGCTGCTGAAGATGAGACGACAAGAATCCCGCAGAATCTCGGCTCGTTCAAGGAAGAGAGCAGCCTCCTCTCCGATCTATCAGATTCAGAGAAGAAATCTCTAAACGAGCTGAAGCATCTCGTGCGCGAGGCTCTCGACAACCACCAGTTCGGTTCAGTCCCCAAACCGGAAGAAGACGCCGCCAACGCACCGGAAGAAGTCACGATCTGGGGAGTCCCGCTCCTCGAAGACGACAGAAGCGACGTCGTTCTGCTGAAGTTCCTACGAGCAAGGGACTTCAAGGTGAAAGATTCGTTGACCATGCTCAAGAACACGATCAAGTGGAGAAGGGACTTCAAGATCGACGAGCTGGTCGATGAAGACTTAGTGGATGATCTGGACAAGGTGGTGTTCATGCACGGACACGACCGTGAAGGCCACCCGGTGTGTTACAATGTCTACGGCGAGTTCCAGAACAAGGAGCTTTACAGCAAGACGTTCTCCGATGAGGAGAAGAGGAAGCATTTCTTGAGGACGAGGATTCAGTTCTTGGAGAGGAGTATAAGGAAGATGGATTTCAGCTCCGGTGGTGTTTCCACCATTTTTCAGATTAACGACATGAAGAACTCTCCGGGGCTGGGGAAGAAAGAGCTTAGATCGGCGACCAAGCAAGCAGTGCAGTTGCTTCAGGACAACTACCCTGAGTTTGTGTTCAAACAG GCCTTCATTAATGTTCCATGGTGGTACCTTGTGTTTTACACTGTGATTGGTCCGTTTATGACACCAAGGTCAAAGAGCAAGTTGGTGTTTGCTGGTCCTTCAAGATCAGCCGAAACCCTTTTCAA ATACATATCACCTGAACAAGTCCCTGTACAATACGGAGGATTAAGTGTAGATCCTTGCGACTGCAATCCAGACTTCTCATTGGATGATCCAGCCTCTGAGGTCACTGTTAAGCCCGGAACAAAGCAGACTGTTGAGATCATAATCTATGAG AAATGTGAGATTGTGTGGGAGATAAGGGTTATTGGATGGGAAGTGAGCTACAAGGCAGAGTTTGTGCCAGAAGAGAAAGATGCTTATACAGTGGTTGTTCAGAAACCGAGGAAGATGAAACCGGCAGATGAACCGGTGTTAACTCAAAGCTTCAAAGTGAATGAGCTTGGCAAGGTTTTGCTCACAGTGGACAACCCAACctctaagaagaagaagcttgttTACAGGTTTAATGTCAAACCTCTCTga
- the LOC103830811 gene encoding protein NRT1/ PTR FAMILY 5.12 isoform X2 — protein MSISEAADEAGTTLLNGIVDSSVDFRGKPSVRFTSGGWRSSGYIIGPLEMSTASAASNVNLWLGTAAFLPLIWGSIADSFLGRYRTILLTSSLYILGLGLLTFSATIPSLRKDQETLVSCVSNLKVTIFFSALYLIAIGEGGFKVCIRAFGADQFDEQDPKESKAKSVYFNWSYFARSAGILTTRLISNYVQENLSWALGFGIPCLSMMLSLFLFLLGTHTYRFSTGGEGRKHTNPFVRIGRVFVAAAKNRQQTSSETYLLVPTESSKTFRFLDRAAISCDSREVEEAKAVLSLVPIWMCCLVFGIVYAQSPTFFTKQGSTMDRSISSTLLVPAATLQCFINLSILAFIPIYDRLFVPMARSITHRPAGITTLQRISTGIFLSIPSLVIAALVEMKRLKTARDHGLVDSPEATVPMSVCWLIPQYVLYGVSDVFTMVGLQEFFYGQVPVELRSLGLSLYLSVVGIGNFLSSFMVAVIEKATSQSGQVSWFANNLNQAHLDYFYWLLACLSSVAFVSFVYFAKSYVYKNPK, from the exons ATGTCTATCTCTGAGGCTGCTGACGAGGCCGGAACTACACTTTTAAACGGTATAGTTGATAGCTCTGTCGATTTCCGAGGCAAGCCATCCGTCAGATTCACCTCAGGTGGATGGAGATCCTCTGGCTACATCATAG GACCGTTAGAGATGTCAACTGCATCTGCAGCATCAAACGTGAACCTCTGGCTCGGAACGGCAGCGTTTTTGCCTCTAATATGGGGTTCTATCGCCGACTCGTTCCTTGGCCGTTACCGTACCATTCTCTTAACCTCTTCTCTATATATCTTG GGACTTGGGTTGCTTACGTTTTCAGCGACGATTCCTTCTCTCCGTAAAGATCAAGAAACACTCGTCTCGTGCGTTTCTAACCTCAAAGTAACGATCTTTTTCTCTGCTCTCTATCTAATAGCGATAGGCGAAGGAGGGTTCAAAGTATGTATTAGGGCTTTTGGAGCAGATCAGTTTGATGAACAAGATCCTAAAGAATCCAAAGCCAAGAGTGTTTACTTTAACTGGTCCTATTTCGCGAGATCAGCTGGCATATTGACAACTCGTTTGATCTCTAACTATGTTCAAGAGAATCTGAGTTGGGCTTTAGGGTTTGGGATTCCATGTCTTTCCATGATGCTTTCTCTGTTCTTGTTTTTACTTGGAACACACACTTACCGCTTCAGCACCGGAGGAGAAGGCAGAAAACATACTAACCCTTTCGTTAGAATTGGTCGTGTTTTCGTAGCTGCAGCTAAGAACCGACAACAAACTTCTTCAGAAACATACCTTCTAGTCCCTACAGAAAGTTCAAAGACATTCAG ATTCCTGGACAGAGCGGCGATTTCTTGTGATTCACGTGAAGTTGAGGAAGCAAAAGCTGTGTTGAGTCTTGTTCCAATTTGGATGTGTTGCCTAGTGTTTGGCATTGTGTATGCTCAATCTCCTACTTTCTTCACAAAGCAAGGATCAACAATGGATAGATCAATCTCATCAACACTATTAGTCCCAGCAGCAACACTCCAATGTTTCATAAACCTATCAATCCTCGCCTTCATCCCAATATACGACCGTTTATTTGTCCCAATGGCAAGATCAATAACTCATAGACCAGCAGGAATCACAACGCTTCAGAGAATTTCCACCGGCATTTTCCTCTCGATTCCTTCATTGGTAATAGCTGCTTTGGTGGAGATGAAGAGGCTCAAGACGGCCCGAGATCACGGGCTAGTTGATTCGCCTGAAGCCACGGTTCCAATGAGTGTTTGTTGGTTGATTCCACAATATGTTCTCTATGGAGTCTCTGACGTTTTCACTATGGTTGGTTTACAAGAGTTCTTCTACGGACAAGTACCCGTCGAGCTTAGGAGCTTGGGACTATCTTTGTACCTTAGTGTAGTTGGCATAGGCAACTTCTTGAGTAGCTTTATGGTCGCTGTCATCGAGAAAGCCACAAGTCAGTCCGGTCAAGTGAGTTGGTTTGCTAACAACCTGAACCAAGCACATCTTGATTACTTCTATTGGCTACTTGCTTGTCTAAGCTCTGTGGCCTTCGTTTCCTTTGTCTATTTTGCCAAGTCGTATGTATACAAGAACCCAAAGTAA
- the LOC103830811 gene encoding protein NRT1/ PTR FAMILY 5.12 isoform X1, whose product MSISEAADEAGTTLLNGIVDSSVDFRGKPSVRFTSGGWRSSGYIIGAEVAEKFAYLGIASNLITYFTGPLEMSTASAASNVNLWLGTAAFLPLIWGSIADSFLGRYRTILLTSSLYILGLGLLTFSATIPSLRKDQETLVSCVSNLKVTIFFSALYLIAIGEGGFKVCIRAFGADQFDEQDPKESKAKSVYFNWSYFARSAGILTTRLISNYVQENLSWALGFGIPCLSMMLSLFLFLLGTHTYRFSTGGEGRKHTNPFVRIGRVFVAAAKNRQQTSSETYLLVPTESSKTFRFLDRAAISCDSREVEEAKAVLSLVPIWMCCLVFGIVYAQSPTFFTKQGSTMDRSISSTLLVPAATLQCFINLSILAFIPIYDRLFVPMARSITHRPAGITTLQRISTGIFLSIPSLVIAALVEMKRLKTARDHGLVDSPEATVPMSVCWLIPQYVLYGVSDVFTMVGLQEFFYGQVPVELRSLGLSLYLSVVGIGNFLSSFMVAVIEKATSQSGQVSWFANNLNQAHLDYFYWLLACLSSVAFVSFVYFAKSYVYKNPK is encoded by the exons ATGTCTATCTCTGAGGCTGCTGACGAGGCCGGAACTACACTTTTAAACGGTATAGTTGATAGCTCTGTCGATTTCCGAGGCAAGCCATCCGTCAGATTCACCTCAGGTGGATGGAGATCCTCTGGCTACATCATAG GTGCTGAAGTAGCTGAGAAGTTCGCCTACTTGGGGATAGCGTCGAACCTGATAACCTACTTCACAGGACCGTTAGAGATGTCAACTGCATCTGCAGCATCAAACGTGAACCTCTGGCTCGGAACGGCAGCGTTTTTGCCTCTAATATGGGGTTCTATCGCCGACTCGTTCCTTGGCCGTTACCGTACCATTCTCTTAACCTCTTCTCTATATATCTTG GGACTTGGGTTGCTTACGTTTTCAGCGACGATTCCTTCTCTCCGTAAAGATCAAGAAACACTCGTCTCGTGCGTTTCTAACCTCAAAGTAACGATCTTTTTCTCTGCTCTCTATCTAATAGCGATAGGCGAAGGAGGGTTCAAAGTATGTATTAGGGCTTTTGGAGCAGATCAGTTTGATGAACAAGATCCTAAAGAATCCAAAGCCAAGAGTGTTTACTTTAACTGGTCCTATTTCGCGAGATCAGCTGGCATATTGACAACTCGTTTGATCTCTAACTATGTTCAAGAGAATCTGAGTTGGGCTTTAGGGTTTGGGATTCCATGTCTTTCCATGATGCTTTCTCTGTTCTTGTTTTTACTTGGAACACACACTTACCGCTTCAGCACCGGAGGAGAAGGCAGAAAACATACTAACCCTTTCGTTAGAATTGGTCGTGTTTTCGTAGCTGCAGCTAAGAACCGACAACAAACTTCTTCAGAAACATACCTTCTAGTCCCTACAGAAAGTTCAAAGACATTCAG ATTCCTGGACAGAGCGGCGATTTCTTGTGATTCACGTGAAGTTGAGGAAGCAAAAGCTGTGTTGAGTCTTGTTCCAATTTGGATGTGTTGCCTAGTGTTTGGCATTGTGTATGCTCAATCTCCTACTTTCTTCACAAAGCAAGGATCAACAATGGATAGATCAATCTCATCAACACTATTAGTCCCAGCAGCAACACTCCAATGTTTCATAAACCTATCAATCCTCGCCTTCATCCCAATATACGACCGTTTATTTGTCCCAATGGCAAGATCAATAACTCATAGACCAGCAGGAATCACAACGCTTCAGAGAATTTCCACCGGCATTTTCCTCTCGATTCCTTCATTGGTAATAGCTGCTTTGGTGGAGATGAAGAGGCTCAAGACGGCCCGAGATCACGGGCTAGTTGATTCGCCTGAAGCCACGGTTCCAATGAGTGTTTGTTGGTTGATTCCACAATATGTTCTCTATGGAGTCTCTGACGTTTTCACTATGGTTGGTTTACAAGAGTTCTTCTACGGACAAGTACCCGTCGAGCTTAGGAGCTTGGGACTATCTTTGTACCTTAGTGTAGTTGGCATAGGCAACTTCTTGAGTAGCTTTATGGTCGCTGTCATCGAGAAAGCCACAAGTCAGTCCGGTCAAGTGAGTTGGTTTGCTAACAACCTGAACCAAGCACATCTTGATTACTTCTATTGGCTACTTGCTTGTCTAAGCTCTGTGGCCTTCGTTTCCTTTGTCTATTTTGCCAAGTCGTATGTATACAAGAACCCAAAGTAA
- the LOC103830812 gene encoding protein NRT1/ PTR FAMILY 5.11 has product MIILNEPMANVCDELEDSLHPGTTEGSMRSSSGGWKSARLIIGVEMAEHFAFYGISSNLITYLTGPLGESTAAAAANVNAWSGTVSFLPLLWGFIADSFLGRFRTILVASSLYILGHGQLSFSTMISSHHKDPSQLQVTLFFCSLYLIAIGHGGYKPCIRVFGADQLDGDALSSYFNWLMFGSCISVLTTRLISIFIQENLSWSLGFGIPSVSMLLSLLIFLLGTKNYRFSTARGEKKNPFARISHVFMEAVRNRGQPGLDIYNPNQTLLMVPVHDSKQLRFLDKAAISCDLAEIEEAKAVLKLAPIWMSCLVYAIVCAQSHTFFTKQGATMDRSISPGLLVPAATLQCFINLTMIIFIPIYDRLLVPIARSFTQCPSGITMLQRIGSGMVLSILAMVVAALVETKRLQTARDDATTLMCVWWLVPQYVFIGVADMLTMVGLQELFYDQVPCELRSIGMALNLSIYGVGNFLSSFMISFIDKVTRQSGQTSWFDNDLNKAHLDYFYWLLACLSSIGLASYLWFAKSYVYNRPNKF; this is encoded by the exons ATGATTATTTTAAATGAGCCAATGGCAAACGTCTGCGATGAGCTCGAAGACTCTCTTCATCCAGGCACCACCGAAGGTTCCATGAGATCCTCATCTGGAGGATGGAAATCGGCAAGGCTTATCATCG GTGTAGAAATGGCCGAACATTTCGCCTTTTACGGGATTTCCTCGAACCTAATAACGTACCTGACGGGACCATTGGGAGAGTCAACGGCTGCAGCTGCTGCGAATGTCAACGCATGGAGTGGAACGGTGTCGTTTCTGCCTCTCCTCTGGGGCTTTATCGCTGACTCGTTTCTCGGTCGTTTCCGTACTATCCTAGTTGCATCTTCTCTGTATATCTTG GGACATGGGCAACTGTCGTTTTCAACCATGATTTCTTCTCACCACAAAGATCCAAGTCAACTCCAAGTGACCCTCTTCTTCTGTTCTTTGTATCTTATAGCCATAGGCCATGGCGGTTACAAACCATGTATTAGGGTATTTGGAGCTGATCAACTTGATGGGGATGCCTTAAGCTCTTACTTTAACTGGTTAATGTTTGGAAGTTGTATTAGCGTGTTGACCACTCGTTTGATCTCTATATTTATTCAAGAGAACCTAAGTTGGTCCTTGGGATTTGGTATTCCAAGTGTTTCCATGCTACTTTCTCTGCTTATATTCCTTCTTGGAACTAAGAACTATCGTTTCAGCACTGCAAGAGGAGAAAAGAAAAACCCTTTTGCTAGAATCAGTCATGTTTTTATGGAGGCTGTAAGGAACAGAGGACAACCAGGTTTAGATATATATAACCCCAACCAGACCCTCCTTATGGTACCTGTTCATGACTCAAAGCAGCTCAG GTTCCTTGACAAGGCGGCGATTTCATGTGATTTGGCTGAAATTGAAGAAGCAAAAGCAGTGCTTAAGCTTGCTCCCATATGGATGAGTTGCTTGGTCTATGCCATTGTATGTGCTCAATCCCACACTTTCTTCACAAAGCAGGGAGCCACAATGGACAGGTCAATCTCACCAGGACTCTTAGTCCCTGCAGCTACACTTCAATGTTTCATAAACTTAACAATGATCATTTTCATCCCAATCTATGACCGTCTACTTGTCCCTATCGCAAGATCCTTCACTCAGTGCCCATCAGGAATCACAATGCTTCAGAGGATTGGATCAGGCATGGTTCTCTCCATTCTTGCTATGGTAGTAGCCGCCTTGGTCGAGACCAAAAGGCTCCAAACCGCACGGGATGATGCCACAACACTGATGTGCGTGTGGTGGTTGGTTCCACAGTACGTATTCATTGGAGTCGCGGACATGCTGACAATGGTGGGTTTGCAAGAACTCTTCTATGACCAAGTCCCTTGTGAGCTTAGGAGCATTGGTATGGCTTTGAATCTAAGCATTTATGGGGTCGGCAACTTTCTAAGCAGCTTCATGATATCCTTCATTGATAAGGTGACGAGGCAGTCTGGTCAAACGAGCTGGTTCGATAACGACCTGAACAAGGCTCATTTGGATTACTTCTACTGGCTTCTGGCTTGTCTCAGCTCCATTGGTTTAGCCTCCTACTTGTGGTTCGCCAAGTCGTATGTTTACAATAGACCAAACAAATTCTAA
- the LOC103830810 gene encoding protein NRT1/ PTR FAMILY 5.11 translates to MSNTGVATEELGKTAVRSSSGGWRSARLIICVEMAERFAYYGISTNLITYLTGPLGESTASAAANVNAWSGTVSFLPLIWAFIADAFLGRFRTIIISSSLYVMGLGLLTFSTMIHSQELQVTLFFCSLYLVAIGQGGYKPCIKVFGADQFDGNDIKEAKAKSSFFDWLMFGNCITILTSQLVSSYIQENLSWSLGFGIPSVSMLLALFLFLLGTTSYRVITERGGKKNPFARISRVFVEALKNRKQTDVDNLKENLLLLPHQDSKEYRFLDRAAVSCDLDEIEEAKAMLRLVPIWMTCLVFAIVYAQSYTFFTKQGATMNRSISPGLLVPAASLHGVTSLTIIVFIPLYDHLRVPMGKLFTHNSSGITMLQRIGTGIFLSILAMVVAALVEIKRLQAAKDDVTVPISVWWLIPQYVFIGLSDVFTRIGLQELFYDQVPCELRSLGMALNLSIYGVGNFLSSFMISVIDKVTSHSGQTSWFDNDLNEGHLDYFYWLLACLSSIALAFYLWFAKSYVYNRLNTF, encoded by the exons atgtCTAACACCGGCGTCGCCACGGAGGAGCTGGGAAAGACAGCCGTAAGATCCTCCTCTGGTGGATGGAGATCTGCTAGGCTCATCATCT GTGTAGAAATGGCTGAGCGATTCGCATACTATGGTATATCGACTAACCTGATAACGTACTTGACGGGACCATTAGGAGAGTCAACAGCTTCAGCTGCGGCTAATGTCAACGCTTGGAGTGGAACGGTCTCGTTTCTGCCGCTTATCTGGGCCTTTATAGCTGACGCGTTTCTCGGTCGTTTCCGTACTATCATCATCTCATCTTCTCTATATGTCATG GGACTTGGGTTGCTGACGTTTTCAACCATGATTCATTCCCAAGAGCTCCAAGTGACTCTCTTCTTCTGCTCTCTCTACCTTGTAGCCATAGGACAAGGCGGTTACAAACCGTGTATTAAGGTATTTGGAGCTGATCAATTCGATGGTAACGATATAAAAGAGGCGAAAGCCAAGAGTTCTTTCTTCGACTGGTTAATGTTTGGAAACTGTATTACCATACTGACATCTCAGTTGGTCTCTAGTTACATCCAAGAGAACCTAAGCTGGTCACTAGGGTTTGGTATTCCAAGTGTTTCCATGCTACTTGCTCTGTTTTTGTTCCTCCTTGGGACTACCTCTTACCGTGTTATTACTGAAAGAGGAGGGAAGAAAAACCCTTTTGCTAGAATCAGTCGTGTTTTCGTGGAGGCATTGAAGAACAGAAAGCAAACTGATGTAGATAACCTGAAAGAGAACCTCCTTCTCCTACCTCACCAAGATTCCAAGGAATATAG ATTCCTTGACAGAGCAGCGGTTTCATGTGATTTAGACGAGATTGAAGAAGCAAAAGCGATGCTTAGGCTTGTTCCCATATGGATGACTTGCTTAGTCTTTGCCATTGTATATGCTCAATCCTACACTTTTTTCACAAAGCAAGGAGCCACAATGAACAGGTCAATCTCACCAGGACTCTTAGTCCCTGCAGCTTCACTCCATGGTGTCACAAGCCTAACAATTATCGTGTTCATCCCACTCTACGACCACCTACGCGTCCCCATGGGTAAATTATTCACTCATAACTCATCAGGAATCACAATGCTTCAAAGGATAGGCACAGGAATTTTTCTGTCCATTCTTGCTATGGTAGTAGCCGCCTTGGTCGAGATCAAAAGGCTCCAAGCCGCTAAAGATGATGTCACCGTACCAATTAGCGTGTGGTGGTTGATTCCACAGTACGTATTCATTGGACTCTCGGACGTGTTCACAAGGATTGGTTTACAAGAGCTTTTCTATGACCAAGTCCCTTGTGAGCTTAGGAGCCTTGGTATGGCCTTGAACCTAAGCATTTACGGTGTCGGCAACTTTCTAAGCAGCTTTATGATATCAGTCATTGATAAGGTCACAAGCCATTCTGGTCAAACGAGCTGGTTCGATAATGACTTGAACGAGGGTCATCTAGATTACTTTTACTGGCTTCTCGCTTGTCTCAGCTCCATTGCTTTAGCCTTTTACTTGTGGTTCGCCAAGTCGTATGTGTACAACAGACTAAACACCTTCTAA